A single Triticum urartu cultivar G1812 unplaced genomic scaffold, Tu2.1 TuUngrouped_contig_5634, whole genome shotgun sequence DNA region contains:
- the LOC125529485 gene encoding protein trichome birefringence-like 14, whose amino-acid sequence MKGGFVVDGPLLVLGRVLLLLLLPVAVWFVLDVSPVLTYSGSIITARHLPQAQACSNYAKGKWVADARRPLYSGNECRRWLSRMWSCRRTERTDFSYESYRWQPHDCEMPDFSGPNFLQRMRNRTLAFVGDSLGREQFQSMMCIATGGKRSPEVEDVGRRYGLEKAPSPFSPGGSAYRFPETNTTILFYWSATLSQLEPLTDERRSYALHLDRPAPFLKEHLPSFDALVLNTGHHWNKVKFRRNRWRLYDGGKPVGEANLSRARGAKLHSIARWADAQLARHPRVSVFLRTISPVHFVGGEWDTGGRCDSTVPLSGGSGVSRDRSSDLAAERAVNGTRVRLLDVTAISQLRGEGHISNHSTKVQREVYDCLHWCLPGIPDTWNELLFALMQ is encoded by the exons ATGAAAGGCGGCTTTGTCGTCGACGGGCCGCTCTTGGTCCTGGGTCGtgtgctcctcctcctcctcctgccggTTGCTGTTTGGTTCGTGCTGGACGTATCCCCGGTCCTCACGTACTCCGGCAGCATAATAACGGCCAGACATCTTCCCCAGGCCCAAG CCTGTAGCAACTATGCAAAGGGCAAGTGGGTAGCGGATGCGAGGAGGCCGCTCTACTCCGGCAACGAGTGCAGGCGATGGCTGTCACGAATGTGGTCTTGCCGCAGGACGGAACGCACAGATTTCTCGTACGAGAGCTACCGGTGGCAGCCGCATGACTGCGAGATGCCCGACTTCTCAGGGCCAAACTTTCTGCAACG GATGAGGAACAGAACTCTGGCGTTCGTGGGCGATTCGCTGGGCAGAGAGCAGTTCCAGTCCATGATGTGCATCGCGACAGGCGGCAAGCGCAGCCCCGAGGTTGAAGACGTCGGCCGGAGATACGGCCTCGAAAAGGCCCCGTCGCCGTTCAGTCCGGGCGGCTCCGCCTACCGCTTCCCAGAGACCAACACCACCATCCTCTTCTACTGGTCCGCCACCCTGTCCCAGCTGGAGCCTCTGACGGACGAGAGGAGGAGCTACGCGCTGCACCTCGACCGGCCGGCGCCGTTCCTGAAGGAGCACCTCCCCAGCTTCGACGCCCTGGTGCTCAACACCGGCCACCACTGGAACAAGGTGAAGTTCCGCAGGAACCGCTGGAGGCTGTACGACGGCGGGAAGCCGGTGGGGGAAGCGAACCTCAGCCGTGCGAGGGGCGCCAAGCTCCACAGCATCGCCAGGTGGGCGGACGCGCAGCTCGCGCGGCACCCTCGGGTGAGCGTTTTCCTGAGGACCATCTCGCCGGTGCATTTCGTCGGCGGCGAGTGGGACACCGGGGGGAGGTGCGACAGCACCGTCCCCTTGTCCGGCGGCAGCGGGGTCTCGCGGGATCGCTCGAGCGACCTGGCCGCGGAGCGCGCGGTGAACGGGACTCGGGTTAGGCTCCTGGATGTCACCGCGATCTCGCAGCTGCGCGGCGAGGGCCACATCTCTAACCATAGCACCAAAGTTCAGAGGGAGGTTTATGATTGTTTGCATTGGTGCCTTCCGGGCATACCGGATACGTGGAATGAGCTCCTTTTTGCACTGATGCAGTAA